From Gemmatimonadota bacterium, the proteins below share one genomic window:
- a CDS encoding TIGR04283 family arsenosugar biosynthesis glycosyltransferase: MSEEAPRLSVIIPTLDESERLGLLLDDVARLDLPHEVVVADGGSTDCTVEIASGVGARLTHSPPGRGGQLRAGVGASHAPWLLVMHADSRLPSPARDAVTDFLRDAKDHDFAHFEFALEGDEPFWRFIEFGQRLRERMYGLVYGDQGLLVSRALYDAVGGYEHWPVMEDVGLFDRLKRAGNGHRLGAPVLTSPRRYVERGRCSQWLANLSLITLFRLGVDPHRLARWHPSRCARSRPPHAGQTIILFAKAPRLGFVKTRLARDVGEVRALQIYRALGSRAAEEVRRAERRVIIYFTPDDAEAELRSWLGSTGLEFRPQGDGDLGKRMATAFEACLRDCASVCIVGTDIPGITPSILGDAFDALAGQDVVLGPAEDGGYYLIGLSEPRRELFDDVPWSTDAVFDVTTQRARANGLSVTVIEQLADVDTVGDVPADLSTGSGRRGRQ; encoded by the coding sequence GTGAGCGAAGAGGCCCCCCGGCTCTCAGTCATCATCCCCACGCTGGATGAGTCCGAGCGGCTCGGGCTCCTTCTCGACGACGTCGCGAGGCTCGACCTCCCTCACGAAGTCGTAGTCGCGGACGGCGGCTCCACCGACTGCACGGTAGAGATCGCATCAGGAGTGGGCGCGCGGCTCACTCACTCCCCCCCGGGGCGCGGCGGACAGCTACGCGCGGGGGTAGGGGCTTCGCACGCACCGTGGTTGCTCGTGATGCACGCCGATTCTCGCCTACCGTCACCGGCCCGTGACGCCGTGACTGACTTTCTTCGTGACGCGAAAGACCATGACTTCGCCCACTTCGAGTTCGCACTGGAAGGTGACGAACCGTTCTGGCGCTTCATCGAGTTTGGACAGAGACTGCGCGAGCGCATGTATGGGTTGGTGTACGGAGACCAGGGCCTTCTGGTCTCGCGTGCCCTCTACGACGCCGTCGGTGGCTATGAGCACTGGCCGGTGATGGAGGACGTCGGCCTGTTCGATCGGCTGAAGCGGGCCGGCAACGGGCATCGACTCGGCGCTCCGGTTCTCACGAGCCCGCGCAGATACGTGGAACGAGGACGCTGTTCACAGTGGCTGGCGAACCTGAGCCTCATCACGTTGTTCCGCCTCGGGGTGGATCCGCATCGGCTGGCGCGCTGGCACCCCAGCCGGTGCGCCCGAAGTCGACCGCCCCACGCCGGGCAGACGATCATCCTTTTCGCGAAGGCGCCACGCCTGGGGTTCGTGAAGACGCGCCTGGCGCGAGACGTCGGAGAGGTGCGGGCGCTTCAGATCTACCGCGCGCTCGGGTCCCGGGCCGCGGAGGAGGTGAGACGGGCCGAGCGCCGGGTGATCATCTACTTCACGCCCGACGATGCGGAAGCCGAGCTCCGCAGTTGGTTGGGGAGCACCGGCCTCGAGTTCAGGCCGCAAGGCGATGGAGATCTCGGCAAGCGAATGGCCACGGCGTTCGAGGCTTGCCTTCGTGACTGCGCTTCGGTTTGCATCGTGGGAACCGACATCCCCGGGATCACGCCCTCGATTCTCGGCGACGCATTCGACGCACTCGCCGGACAAGATGTCGTGCTCGGGCCGGCGGAGGACGGCGGCTACTACCTCATCGGCCTCTCCGAGCCTCGGCGCGAGCTCTTCGACGACGTGCCGTGGAGTACCGACGCCGTCTTCGATGTCACGACTCAGCGAGCGAGGGCGAACGGCCTTTCCGTAACGGTGATCGAGCAACTCGCCGACGTGGATACGGTCGGCGACGTGCCCGCGGATCTGTCCACTGGGAGCGGACGCCGAGGTCGTCAGTAG